A genomic stretch from Hemicordylus capensis ecotype Gifberg chromosome 1, rHemCap1.1.pri, whole genome shotgun sequence includes:
- the LOC128340004 gene encoding uncharacterized protein LOC128340004 — MTVASAVGGTPVSTASGPKPLGEKGDTKAREGQRAQQPRLEKGPSPIKIPVLRRLLRDYPNRERAHYIEDGFVKGFRIPCQSRRVHSFARNLKSVRGMEHIVAKKIAKEVSLGRVLGPFDRLPLPTLRVSPLGVVPKKAPGEYRLIHHLSYPRGDSVNDGIPADLCSVRYTSFDEAVAMIRGCGPRALMAKCDIESAFRLLPVHPDDFDLLGFAFKGGFYIDRALPMGCSVSCAAFEAFSSMLEWALRRRAGLRSSAHSLDDFIFGGREGSGQCLHLLRSFRALCGDLGVPLAKDKTEGPTTKLTFLGIELDTVGQLSRLPGDKLSIMRELLRECREARKVTLRKLQLLVGHLNFACRVVAPGRPFLRRLCDAMVGCNRPHFLIRVSTAMREDMGLWLRFLESFNGVSFWRSSQLLEADFQVQSDAAGGLGFGLYLRGRWCAERWPGSWSERGITRDLTFLELFPIVVAVHIWAESFKDSVVRFWCDNLAVVQIINSQTSKSQRVMGLVRALVLTCLRHNTLFTAQHVPGVQNEVADALSRFQMQRFRKLAPGAAKEPEQGLSRLGRGRPGSAQESSYWAIPSFSGHASGRRAPTLEPSLVWGVGPLWSGLAGGACGGPSSCRCCTSSWKGILSRMSCCCILEATTWWTSLAFRSQDRLPRTWWSPSPGARGWWSSGLTSLSGESGGGR, encoded by the exons AGGCCCGGGAGGGGCAAAGGGCCCAGCAGCCAcggctggaaaagggccccagcccaattaaaatCCCGGTGCTCCGGAGGCTGCTGCGTGACTACCCCAACAGGGAGCGCGCACACTATATTGAGGACGGTTTTGTGAAGGGGTTTAGGATTCCGTGCCAATCCAGGCGGGTCCATAGTTTTGCACGCAACCTAAAATCGGTTAGGGGGATGGAACACATAGTAGCGAAAAAGATAGCcaaggaggtgtctctggggagggtgctgggcccctttgacaggctgccactgccaacattgcgggtatcccctttgggcgtgGTCCCTAAGAAGGCGCCGGGAGAGTATAGGCTTATccaccacctgtcctacccaAGGGGCGACTCGGTTAACGATGGGATACCGGCGGACCTTTGCTCAGTACGGTATACATCGTTTGATGAGGCTGTGGCCATGATCAGGGGCTGCGGGCCTCGGGCACTGATGGCGAAGTGCGACATTGAATCCGCCTTCCGCCTCCTGCCCGTGCACCCTGATGACTTTGACCTTTTGGGCTTCGCATTTAAAGGGGGATTTTACATCGACAGAgccctccccatgggatgctcggtctcctgtgcggcctttgaggctttcagctcTATGCTGGAATGGGCACTGCGCCGGAGGGCGGGGCTACGCTCCTCCGCTCACTCTTTAGATGACTTTATTttcggaggaagggagggctctgGCCAATGCCTACATTTACTGCGCTCATTCAGGGCACTCTGCGGGGATCTGGGGGTGCCACTGGCTAAGGACAAGACAGAGGGCCCGACCACGAAGCTTACATTTCTGGGGATAGAGCTGGACACGGTGGGACAGCTCTCACGCCTCCCCGGGGACAAGCTCAGCATCATGAGGGAATTGctcagggaatgcagagaggctAGGAAGGTAACGCTACGCAAATTGCAATTGCTGGTTGGCCACCTGAACTTCGCTTGCAGGGTGGTGGCTCCAGGCCGCCCCTTTCTAAGGCGCCTGTGTGACGCCATGGTGGGGTGTAATCGACCCCATTTCCTCATTAGGGTGTCTACCGCCATGAGGGAGGATATGGGGCTCTGGCTCAGGTTCCTGGAGTCCTTTAATGGGGTGTCATTCTGGCGTTCTTCCCAGCTGCTCGAGGCCGACTTCCAGGTTCAGTCAGACGCCGCGGGCGGCCTTGGGTTCGGCCTGTACCTGAGAGGGCGCTGGTGCGCGGAACGATGGCCGGGCAGCTGGTCGGAACGGGGAATCACAAGGGATCTCACCTTCCTCGAActcttccccattgtggtggcagtGCACATTTGGGCCGAGTCCTTCAAGGACTCGGTCGTGCGTTTCTGGTGCGATAATTTGGCCGTGGTTCAGATTATTAATAGCCAGACTTCCAAATCACAGAGGGTGATGGGGCTGGTGCGGGCCCTGGTTCTAACATGCCTTCGCCATAACACGCTCTTCACCGCCCAGCATGTTCCAGGGGTGCAGAACGAGGTggcagatgccctgtctcgcttccAGATGCAGCGCTTCCGGAAGCTGGCACCTGGAGCCGCCAAGGAGCCCGAGCAG GGCCTCAGTCGGCTGGGCCGAGGGCGGCCGGGCAGCGCGCAAGAGTCCTCATACTGGGccattccttcattttctgggcacgcAAGTGGGCGCAGAGCGCCGACCCTGGAACCCAGCTTGGTTTGGGgcgttgggccactgtggagtggcttggccggcggggcatgcggagggcccagttcctgccgatgctgcacgagttcctggaagggaatcctgtcccggatgtcctgctgctgcattttggaggcaacgacctggtggaccagtctggcatttcgctctcaagacagattgcccaggacctggtggtcGCCCTCTCCTGGTGCCCGGGGCTGGTGGTCATCTGGTCTGACATCACTCAGCGGCGAGTCTGGAGGGGGGCGGTGA